The following proteins are co-located in the Pedobacter sp. FW305-3-2-15-E-R2A2 genome:
- a CDS encoding MauE/DoxX family redox-associated membrane protein yields the protein METTTKRPKSANRREVYLMILYTVFILFWLYSAGFKLYNFEAFKQEMHSQVFSNGISNLLSYVIPAFEMMIAALLVYSVTRLLGMTLSFLLMLIFTTYVGLALLDAYRYMPCNCIGLLGENAGWGTNFILNLFIAIVAAVGLILTFKHRERRKKKGMNV from the coding sequence ATGGAAACGACAACGAAACGGCCAAAATCTGCTAATAGGAGAGAAGTATACCTGATGATCTTATACACGGTCTTTATTCTGTTCTGGCTATACTCAGCAGGATTTAAGCTCTATAATTTCGAGGCATTTAAACAAGAAATGCACAGTCAGGTTTTTTCAAATGGAATAAGTAACCTGTTGAGCTATGTAATCCCTGCTTTCGAGATGATGATTGCTGCACTATTGGTTTATTCCGTCACAAGATTACTGGGGATGACACTTAGCTTTTTGTTAATGCTGATTTTCACGACCTATGTTGGCCTGGCTTTGCTGGATGCTTACCGCTATATGCCTTGTAACTGTATCGGCTTGCTCGGTGAAAATGCGGGTTGGGGCACTAATTTTATCTTGAACCTGTTTATTGCCATCGTTGCCGCTGTAGGGTTGATCTTAACTTTTAAACATAGAGAAAGGAGGAAGAAAAAAGGTATGAATGTATGA
- a CDS encoding RagB/SusD family nutrient uptake outer membrane protein produces MNILNKRNIIGLLMLALVSLNMGCKKFLDEKSNQKLAIPKSLEDFQALLDNTPNTNESGPSEGEISSDDYYLTDVDWAKLGRETDKNMYIWGNEILFSDKAQSGWTLGYRTVYYCNTVLYGLQKIDPVFEQQQQFNDIKGQASLIRANAFLDMAIIWCKTYDKISSSTDLGLPLHLTPDFNVKLKRANLEQTYQQIIDDLKTSLNLLPNIPISKWRSSRAASYGLLARTYLSMRDYENAYLNADSCLQLYSDLMDYSTLNSSSNTPIAMNNVEVIFNRTMEPTNPISVLTAKISDDLYRSYADNDLRKIVFYRLRPDGTFRFKGSYRQGSLLFSGISTNEIYLIRAECLARNGHIEKAMADLNQLLVTRWKKQDGLTTFITLKTNSKTEALSLILEHRRKELVMRGIRWMDIKRLNKEGANILLKRTINGQTYQLPANDHRFALPLPEETIRLSGIQQNPR; encoded by the coding sequence ATGAATATTTTAAATAAACGCAATATCATCGGGCTGCTAATGTTGGCGCTTGTATCCTTGAATATGGGTTGTAAGAAATTTCTTGATGAAAAATCAAATCAGAAATTAGCTATACCAAAATCATTAGAAGATTTTCAGGCGTTGCTCGACAATACGCCGAATACAAATGAATCAGGGCCATCCGAGGGGGAGATTAGTTCAGACGATTATTACCTGACCGATGTGGACTGGGCCAAGCTAGGGCGTGAAACAGATAAAAACATGTATATCTGGGGAAATGAAATTCTTTTCTCTGATAAAGCTCAAAGTGGTTGGACTTTAGGATATAGAACTGTTTATTACTGTAACACTGTTCTATATGGTTTACAGAAGATCGATCCAGTTTTTGAGCAACAGCAACAGTTTAATGACATCAAAGGCCAAGCCTCGCTCATCAGGGCAAATGCATTTCTAGATATGGCCATCATTTGGTGTAAAACCTATGATAAAATATCCTCCTCAACAGATTTGGGATTGCCATTACACTTGACTCCAGACTTCAATGTAAAATTGAAGAGGGCTAATTTAGAACAAACCTACCAGCAAATTATTGATGATTTAAAAACTTCGCTGAATCTTTTACCAAACATACCAATATCGAAATGGCGAAGTTCCAGAGCGGCAAGCTACGGGTTACTCGCGAGAACATACTTATCAATGAGGGATTATGAGAATGCTTACTTAAATGCTGATTCCTGCCTGCAGCTATATAGCGACCTAATGGATTATAGCACATTGAACAGTTCATCAAACACTCCAATTGCGATGAACAACGTAGAAGTGATTTTTAACCGTACAATGGAGCCTACGAACCCGATAAGCGTACTAACAGCTAAAATATCAGATGATTTATATAGATCTTATGCGGATAATGATTTAAGGAAAATCGTATTTTATAGATTGAGGCCGGATGGAACGTTCCGCTTTAAAGGAAGCTATAGGCAAGGATCTCTCCTGTTTAGTGGCATATCGACCAACGAGATTTACCTGATTCGGGCCGAATGCTTAGCAAGAAATGGGCATATAGAAAAAGCCATGGCAGATCTTAATCAATTACTAGTGACCAGGTGGAAAAAACAGGATGGGCTTACCACATTTATAACTTTAAAAACCAATTCAAAAACTGAAGCCTTAAGTTTAATTCTCGAACATCGAAGAAAAGAACTCGTCATGAGAGGGATACGATGGATGGATATTAAACGACTAAACAAAGAAGGAGCTAATATCCTGCTAAAACGAACAATTAACGGGCAAACCTATCAGTTGCCCGCTAATGATCACCGCTTTGCTTTGCCACTTCCAGAGGAGACCATACGTCTCTCTGGCATACAACAAAACCCTCGTTAG